Proteins from a genomic interval of Pseudomonas silesiensis:
- the nth gene encoding endonuclease III: protein MNAAKRREIFRRFHEDNPEPKTELAYSSPFELLIAVILSAQSTDVGVNKATAKLYPVANTPAAIHALGVEGLSEYIKTIGLFNSKAKNVIETCRLLLERHGGEVPQTREELEALPGVGRKTANVVLNTAFRQLTMAVDTHIFRVSNRTGIAPGKNVVEVETKLMKFVPKEYLLDSHHWLILHGRYVCLARKPRCGSCRIEDLCEYKHKTSDD, encoded by the coding sequence ATGAATGCTGCAAAACGCCGGGAAATTTTCCGCAGGTTTCACGAAGACAACCCGGAACCGAAGACCGAACTGGCCTACTCGTCGCCGTTCGAATTACTGATCGCCGTGATCCTTTCGGCACAGTCGACCGATGTCGGCGTCAACAAGGCCACCGCCAAGCTCTATCCGGTGGCCAATACGCCGGCTGCGATTCATGCCTTGGGCGTCGAAGGCTTGTCGGAATACATCAAGACCATCGGCCTGTTCAACAGTAAAGCGAAAAACGTGATCGAGACCTGTCGTTTGCTGCTGGAGCGTCATGGCGGCGAAGTGCCGCAAACCCGCGAAGAGCTGGAAGCGCTGCCCGGCGTCGGTCGCAAAACGGCCAACGTGGTGCTTAATACCGCATTCCGTCAGCTGACCATGGCCGTGGACACCCACATCTTCCGGGTCAGCAACCGAACCGGGATTGCTCCGGGCAAGAATGTGGTCGAGGTTGAAACAAAACTGATGAAGTTCGTGCCGAAGGAATACCTGCTCGATTCCCATCACTGGCTGATTCTCCACGGTCGCTACGTCTGCCTGGCTCGCAAGCCCCGCTGTGGCAGTTGCCGGATTGAAGACCTCTGCGAATACAAGCACAAGACTTCGGACGATTGA
- a CDS encoding PA3496 family putative envelope integrity protein gives MSTGKEQLDVEDDFTPVEADDAEPVVEVAKTNLSKRRTIDNLLEERRLQKQLADYDFDL, from the coding sequence ATGAGTACTGGCAAAGAGCAATTGGACGTAGAAGACGACTTCACCCCCGTTGAGGCTGATGACGCCGAACCTGTGGTTGAAGTGGCAAAGACCAACCTCAGCAAACGCCGCACCATTGACAATCTGCTGGAGGAGCGCCGACTGCAAAAGCAATTGGCCGATTACGATTTTGACCTATGA
- a CDS encoding response regulator transcription factor, with protein sequence MNKVLIVDDHPVIRLAVRMLMERHGYEVIAETDNGVDALQLARELLPDIVILDIGIPKLDGLEVIARLTSAAMPMKVLILTSQAPGHFSMRCMQSGAAGYVCKQQDLTELLSAIKAVLSGYSYFPNQALHTVRCSLGNASESDMVDRLSGREMTVLQQLAQGRTNKEIADGMCLSNKTVSTYKTRLLLKLNARSLVDLIELAQRNGLV encoded by the coding sequence ATGAATAAAGTGCTGATCGTGGATGATCACCCCGTCATTCGTCTCGCGGTACGTATGCTGATGGAACGTCATGGCTACGAAGTCATTGCAGAAACAGATAATGGCGTGGATGCGTTACAACTTGCTCGCGAACTCCTGCCCGATATTGTCATTCTCGATATTGGCATTCCGAAACTCGATGGGTTGGAAGTCATTGCACGTCTGACATCGGCGGCAATGCCAATGAAAGTATTGATATTGACGTCCCAGGCACCGGGTCATTTCTCCATGCGTTGCATGCAGTCGGGGGCAGCCGGATATGTCTGCAAGCAACAGGATCTCACGGAGTTGCTTAGTGCAATAAAGGCCGTGTTGTCAGGCTACAGTTATTTCCCGAATCAAGCCCTGCACACTGTGCGTTGCAGTCTGGGGAATGCCAGTGAGTCCGATATGGTGGATCGTCTGTCGGGGCGGGAAATGACGGTGTTGCAGCAATTGGCCCAGGGAAGAACCAACAAGGAGATTGCCGATGGAATGTGCCTCAGCAACAAAACCGTCAGCACTTACAAGACTCGCTTGTTATTGAAGCTCAATGCGCGCTCCCTGGTTGATCTGATCGAATTGGCGCAACGCAATGGTCTGGTGTAA
- a CDS encoding argininosuccinate synthase, with protein MADVNKVVLAYSGGLDTSVILKWLQDTYNCEVVTFTADLGQGEEVEPARAKAQAMGVKEIYIDDLREEFVRDFVFPMFRANTVYEGEYLLGTSIARPLIAKRLIEIANETGADAISHGATGKGNDQVRFELGAYALKPGVKVIAPWREWDLLSREKLMDYAEKHNIPIERHGKKKSPYSMDANLLHISYEGGVLEDTWTEHEEDMWKWTVSPEKAPDKAQYLELTYRNGDIVALDGVEMTPATVLATLNRIGGEHGIGRLDIVENRYVGMKSRGCYETPGGTIMLRAHRAIESITLDREVAHLKDELMPKYASLIYTGYWWSPERLMLQQMIDASQAHVNGVVRLKLYKGNVIVTGRKSDESLFDANIATFEEDGGAYNQADAAGFIKLNALRMRIAANKGRKLF; from the coding sequence ATGGCGGACGTAAACAAGGTCGTTCTGGCGTATTCCGGCGGCCTGGACACTTCGGTGATCCTCAAGTGGCTGCAGGATACTTATAACTGTGAAGTCGTGACCTTCACCGCTGACCTGGGTCAGGGCGAAGAGGTCGAACCGGCCCGCGCCAAGGCTCAGGCCATGGGCGTAAAAGAAATCTACATCGACGATCTGCGCGAAGAATTCGTGCGTGATTTCGTGTTCCCGATGTTCCGCGCCAACACCGTTTATGAAGGCGAGTACCTGCTGGGTACTTCCATCGCCCGTCCGTTGATCGCCAAGCGCCTGATCGAAATCGCCAACGAAACCGGCGCCGACGCCATTTCCCATGGTGCGACCGGCAAGGGTAACGACCAGGTGCGTTTCGAACTGGGCGCCTACGCCTTGAAACCAGGCGTGAAGGTCATCGCGCCGTGGCGCGAATGGGACCTGCTGTCCCGTGAAAAGCTGATGGATTACGCTGAAAAGCACAACATCCCGATCGAGCGTCACGGCAAGAAGAAATCCCCGTACTCGATGGATGCCAACCTGCTGCACATCTCCTATGAAGGCGGCGTGCTGGAAGACACCTGGACCGAGCACGAAGAAGACATGTGGAAATGGACCGTCTCCCCGGAGAAGGCTCCTGACAAGGCGCAGTACCTGGAACTGACCTACCGCAACGGCGACATCGTCGCGCTGGACGGCGTCGAAATGACCCCGGCCACCGTGCTGGCGACCTTGAACCGTATCGGTGGCGAACACGGTATCGGCCGTCTCGACATCGTCGAGAACCGCTACGTCGGCATGAAGTCCCGCGGCTGCTATGAAACCCCGGGCGGCACCATCATGCTGCGCGCTCACCGTGCGATCGAATCGATCACCCTGGACCGCGAAGTGGCTCACCTCAAGGATGAGCTGATGCCTAAATATGCCAGCCTGATCTACACCGGTTACTGGTGGAGCCCTGAGCGTCTGATGCTGCAACAGATGATCGATGCCTCCCAGGCCCATGTGAACGGCGTCGTGCGCCTGAAGCTGTACAAGGGCAACGTGATCGTCACTGGCCGCAAGTCCGACGAATCGTTGTTCGACGCCAACATTGCGACCTTCGAGGAAGATGGCGGCGCCTACAACCAGGCCGATGCGGCGGGCTTCATCAAGCTCAACGCCTTGCGCATGCGTATTGCGGCGAACAAAGGCCGCAAGCTGTTCTGA
- a CDS encoding flagellar protein MotY, whose translation MRQWYLALLSVFASLPAMALTFQTRLESIEWTVEGDKFECRLSQPITDFGAGEFVRRAGEQATFRLKAYNAIIGGGSATLLAAAAPWQPGRGDINLGAVQIGSGNVLFRSSQVQAARLINGLMDGRSPVLRHSSGDGRVSEVRLLPVKFSKAFSEYQGCVARLLPKNFEQVKQSRIGFHGQSIDLDGQAKAQLQEMLEFMKADPTVNHIELDGHSDNSGNRLTNRDLSRRRALAVMEFFKANGIQESQITLRFHGERYPLAPNTTAANRAKNRRVNVHLARMAPTEKPAPRATATVSAASTS comes from the coding sequence GTGCGCCAGTGGTATTTAGCCTTGCTCAGTGTGTTTGCCAGCCTTCCTGCGATGGCGCTCACGTTCCAGACTCGCCTGGAGAGCATCGAGTGGACGGTCGAAGGTGACAAGTTCGAATGCCGCCTGAGTCAGCCGATCACCGATTTTGGCGCGGGTGAGTTCGTGCGTCGCGCCGGTGAGCAGGCAACATTTCGACTGAAGGCTTATAACGCGATCATCGGCGGTGGTTCGGCGACCTTGCTGGCGGCTGCGGCGCCATGGCAGCCGGGGCGTGGCGACATCAATCTCGGTGCCGTGCAAATCGGTAGCGGCAATGTGCTGTTCAGGAGTTCGCAAGTGCAGGCCGCTCGCTTGATCAATGGCTTGATGGATGGCCGCAGTCCGGTTCTGCGGCACTCTTCGGGCGATGGCCGGGTATCGGAAGTGCGTCTGTTGCCGGTCAAGTTCAGCAAGGCCTTCAGCGAATATCAGGGCTGTGTAGCGAGGCTGTTGCCGAAGAATTTCGAACAGGTCAAACAATCCCGGATCGGCTTCCACGGCCAAAGCATCGATCTCGATGGGCAGGCCAAGGCCCAATTGCAGGAGATGCTGGAGTTCATGAAGGCCGACCCGACGGTCAATCACATCGAACTCGACGGTCACTCCGACAACAGCGGCAACCGCCTGACCAACCGGGACCTGTCGCGACGCCGGGCCTTGGCGGTCATGGAGTTCTTCAAGGCCAACGGTATCCAGGAGTCGCAGATCACCCTGCGCTTCCACGGCGAACGTTACCCCTTGGCGCCCAACACCACTGCCGCCAACCGGGCGAAAAACCGTCGGGTCAATGTCCACCTCGCGCGGATGGCGCCGACCGAAAAGCCGGCCCCTCGCGCCACGGCGACGGTGAGCGCGGCATCGACGTCCTGA